In Spirochaetota bacterium, a single genomic region encodes these proteins:
- a CDS encoding MotA/TolQ/ExbB proton channel family protein, protein MHSGTLIGVFDAVPTWVMLLPILLCSVIAVAAIVERIIFYRRINADYALLVSSVHKECSANNIQQALLLCKRVPGPISELIHNAITFASTKKEREGLIAEQVYAAQKAIEKHIGIIATIATIAPMFGLLGTVTGMMKSFSALSKVGSVAQDLLAYGIAEALITTALGLLVAIPSWIFYNYLVSRVERFNKDLEYVANTLLDFPLCSIEQKQ, encoded by the coding sequence ATGCACAGTGGTACATTAATTGGCGTATTTGATGCCGTGCCAACATGGGTAATGCTTTTACCAATTTTGCTCTGTTCGGTGATAGCTGTTGCAGCTATCGTTGAAAGGATAATTTTTTACCGGAGAATTAATGCCGATTATGCACTGCTGGTTAGCAGTGTTCATAAAGAATGCAGTGCAAACAATATCCAGCAGGCGTTACTGTTGTGCAAAAGGGTGCCAGGTCCCATAAGCGAGCTCATCCACAATGCCATAACCTTTGCCAGTACCAAAAAGGAACGCGAAGGCCTTATTGCCGAACAGGTATATGCTGCACAAAAAGCTATTGAGAAGCATATAGGCATTATAGCAACTATCGCTACCATAGCGCCAATGTTTGGGCTTTTGGGAACTGTGACCGGTATGATGAAATCATTCAGTGCCTTATCAAAGGTGGGCAGTGTGGCACAGGATTTGCTGGCGTATGGCATTGCCGAAGCGCTTATCACAACAGCATTGGGTTTGCTTGTAGCAATACCGTCATGGATTTTCTATAATTATCTGGTAAGCCGTGTGGAAAGGTTTAATAAAGATCTTGAATATGTAGCAAATACACTGCTGGATTTTCCATTATGTTCAATAGAACAGAAACAGTAG